Genomic window (Verrucomicrobiota bacterium JB022):
AAAGCGGAAATCGGTCGACTGGAAGACGAACTGACCGCCGTCCGCGCCAAGATGGAGGGATATCTGAAGGAGCTGGGGCTATGAGGAATGGATGGAAAATCAGACCTTTAGAAGATGTAGCGGTTATCCAAACAGGGTTATCAAAAAGCGCCTCTCGAAAGGGTAAATTAGTGGATTTGCCATATCTCAGAGTTGCAAATGTCCAAGCTGGACGAATTGACACCACCGAATTGAAACGAATCGGGGTGCCAGAGTCTGCCATTGAACGCTACAGGGTCAAAAAAGGGGACCTCCTTCTAACCGAAGGTGGCGATTTCGACAAACTTGGGCGTGGAGCTCTTTGGGATGGTTCAATTCCTGACTGTGTACACCAAAACCACGTTTTTGTCGTACGAGCTAACGAGAACTATCTAGACCGTCACTTTCTGGCCCTTCAAACACAGGCCCATCACGGCAAATCCTATTTTCTATCCTGCTCCAAGCAATCGACAAATCTTGCGAGCATAAATACCACCCAGCTGAAACAATTCCCTGCGCTTCTCCCTCCTCTTCCAGAGCAGCGGAAAATTGCCGAGATACTGGGGGCGTGGGACGATGCGCTGGAAAAGCTCGACACTCTCATCGCCGCCAAAACGCGCCGCAAACAGGGCCTCATGCAACAGTTGCTGACCGGCAAACGCCGCCTGCCAGGCTTTACGGGGGAGTGGCGGAAGGTGGCATTTGGGAAGTTGATGCAGGAACAGAACCGATATGTTGAATTTGATGATGATTACCTTTATCGACTGATCAGTGTCCGGAGGCGGGCAGAAGGGTTATTTCTTCGGGAAGCACTACACGGCCGGGATATCAAGACTAAGGTGATGAAACGTGTCCATACCGGCGACTTCCTTATCTCAAAAATGCAAGTCGTCCATGGAGCGCTCGGTTGCGTTAAAACGGAATTTGACGGATGCTATGTATCGGACTCGTATGAAGTGCTTATTCCCAGGAATCCCGAACAATTGGAGGTCCGATTTTTAGACTATCTCTCACGCCTAAAGTTCTTCTGGCACCAAGCCTACGCGTGTAGTCATGGAGTGCATATTGAAAAAATGACCTTTGTGATGCGGGACTTCATGAAGGAAAAGATATCGATTCCCAAAAGTCGGAATGAACAAGCTGCAATTGCTGATATATTGGAAGCCAGCGACTCTGAACTTCAACTTCTACGTAACCAGCGCCAAGCACTGGAACAGCAGAAGCGTGGGCTGATGCAACAACTGCTGACTGGAAAGGTGAGGGTGAAGGTATGAATGACGAACGCGAACCAACGGTTTTCATTTCTTACTCTCATGACTCGAAACCACACAAGCAGTGGGTGCTGGAGCTAGCACAGAAGCTGCGTCGCGAGGAAATCAATGTAATCATTGATCAATGGGATCTCGAGCCGGGCGAAGATCTTTCGACCTTCATGAATTATTGGGTTCGCGAATCTGATCGGGTGTTGCTGATTTGTACAGAAACTTATGTCCAAAAAGCTGACGATGGCAAGGGGGGAGCCGGCTACGAAGCGATGATTGTGACGAGCGAACTTATGGAGGACTTGGGCAGCACGAAGTTTATCCCAGTTATTCGCCAGGCAAAAGGCAGCTTCAGAATGCCACAAAAGATGGGACTTCGATTTGCAATTAACCTGTCTGAGACTTGTGATGAAGCACAGGAAAATCTGGAGACGCTCGTTGGCAAACTCCATCAGGAGCCTCCTCCAACCAAGCCCCCACTTGGGGTCAGACAGCGCCCACAATCACATCTTACTGTTCAAGAGCTAGTCCCTGCACAAGCTGGAACCGCAGATACTCCTGAAAGCGCATTCACAAAGGGGTTGCAAACTGCGCAACAAGGGGACACTGCATCTTGGCGAAGGCTGATTTCTGGCTACAGGAGCGAGTGCAATCAAGCGTTAACCACATGGCGAGAAGTCGCACAGCAAAACCCGCCACACAATGAGAGAGATTTAATTACGTTTGCCACCAGAGGGCTGTCCTGTTATCAAAAGCTCTTTGCGGCCACACTTGGTGGGATCGACACCGACCGAGAACCTTTCTCGCGCCACAACTCACTGATCATGGACCTCCTTAATCCACGAGGTTGGGAACATAGCGGCCTCGTGGTTCTTGTATATCTTCCTGAAACTGCAACTTGGTTATTTCAAGCTTTGGCTGGTGCCATGTTTACCCGAACCCAGAGGGCAGGACTTGCCATGGATCTAGTATCTCAAAGGGTACAAAAGAGACACACAAGCGAGACTTCTCCCCTATTTCTCCTAAATAACATCATAGGCTGGCCAAAATCTTTGGGAGAAAGCTGTAGCACAGCTTGGAAATACTTATACAATCTCCCGGATGTATTTGGATGGGTAAAGCTGGCATTTGGCGACGACGATAGCTTCAAAATTAGCATCTCCAGCCACTATCTAATGCTCTCCTGGATGGAGTTTATTGCTGCCTTAAAATCAGGTGAAAAAATTGAAGCAGCAAATGAACCACGTCATTTCTCTATTCCCCCGCAATTTGCTGCAAGCCCCGATCTGATGCGTAGCGCCACTCTGCTCCTCGAAAGTAGAAGCGACTTCCAGCAGTATGCTGAGCGCGCAGGTGTTTCACAAGAAATGCAAAAACGATATTGGGCTAATTGGATCCATCAGATAGGCAGTTGGCAATGGCGAGTGCATCATTATTACAGCGACAACAGCTCTTTACACCACCTCAAGTTCTTTACAGAAGACATTTACCGATAGCAAAATTATGTCCACCCCCTCTTTCCTCGAGTCTCACAGCAGCCAGATTCCCGCCGTGCAGGTGCTGCAGGCGATGGGATACAGTTACCTTTCCCCGGAAGAAGTGGCGCTGGAGCGGAGGGGTCGGCTGGGCAATGTGTTGCTCGAAGGGTTGCTGGCCAAGCAGTTGAAGCGCCTCAACCGGGTCCGCAGCAAGGGCGTAGAGCAGTATTTTACGGATGAAGCTGTTCAGGAGGCAATTCGACGTCTGGCCGAGGTGCCCTACGATGGGCTCTGCCGCACCAGTGAAAAAATTTACGACCTGCTGAACTTGGGCACGAGTGTCGACCAAACTATTGAAGGGGTGACGAAGGGCTACACCATGCACTTCATCGACTGGGCCCACCCGCGCAACAACGTCTTTCACGTCACCACAGAATACCGGGTGGCGCGCACCGCCAGCCAGGACACCCGCCGCCCGGACATCGTCTGCTTCGTCAACGGGATTCCTTTTGTCGTGATCGAATGCAAGCGCCGGGACGAAAAGCATTCATTGGAAGCTGCCATCAAACAAAACATCCGCAACTGGCAGCCGGAGGAGATACCGCAGCTCTACACCTACGCTACCTTAGCCTTGGCGTTAAACAAAGAGGAGGGCCGCTACGGCACCACCGGCACGCCGGAAAAGTTCTGGAGCGCCTGGAAGGAACTCTACGATGTCTCAAAAGAAGTTCATGTCCTGATCAATCAGGCACCTCGGCTGACCGAACATGAGAAGCTCTTCAGCGGTGAATTTGCCTACGCTAAGGAGTATTTCGAAAATCTGGCCAGCAACGGGGCGCGCGAAGTCACCGGCCAAGACGCCCTACTCCATTCCCTCTGCCGGCCCGAGCGCCTGCTGGACATTGCCCGAGGCTTTGTCGTCTTTGATGAAGGGGGCACGGTCAAAAAAGTGGCGCGCTACCAACAGTATTTTGCGATCAAAAAAACGCTCGAGCGCGTCAGGCAAAAAGACACGGAAGGCCGTCGCAAGGGAGGCGTAATCTGGCACACCCAGGGATCGGGCAAGTCATTGACGATGGTCATGCTCGGCAAGGCCTTGGCTCTGGACACCCAGATTCCCAGCCCGCGCATTGTATTGGTAACCGACCGAGTGGACCTCGATGAGCAGATCTTCAAGACTTTCGTGCAATGTGGCAAAGAGCCCCTGATGGCCCGCACGGGTAGCCACCTGCTGGAATTGCTGGCCAACGACGGTGTCCCCGTGGTGACTACGGTGCTCGACAAATTTCGGGCAGCTTCCAACGCCAATAACAAATTCCAGAACCCGAACCCGGATATTTTCGTGTTGGTGGATGAAAGCCATCGTTCCCAATACGGTCAGGCCAACATCCGGATGCAGAAGGCGCTGCCCAACGCATGCTTTCTGGGCTTTACCGGCACTCCACTGATGAAGGTGGAAAAAAATACCGCCCAACGCTTCGGTGGTTTCATCGATCCGGCCTACACGATTCGGGATGCCGTCGATGATGGGGCGGTAGTTCCTCTCCTCTACGAAGGCCGTCATATCATGCAAGAGGTCAATCAGAAAGCCGTCGACCGCATGTTTGATGAGATGGCTGAAGGGCTTTCTCCCGAACAAAAGGCCGACCTCAAACGCAAATTTGCCTCCCGGAACGAACTCAACCGCCTGGAAAGCCGTCTCTACCTGATCGCTCACGATGTAGCCAAGCACTACCGGAAGACCTGGAAGGGAACCGGTTTCAAAGGGCAACTGACTGCGCCGGGGAAAAAAGAAGCGCTGATGATCAAGCGCTTCATGGACCAGTTCTGCGGCGTCACATCGGAAGTTTTGATTTCCGGCCCAGACGAGCGGGAAGGAGACGGTGAAGATCCTGCCGATGAGAATGTAATGAAGTTCTGGAAGGACCAGATGGCGAAGCACGGGAACGAGAAAGAATACAACCGTAATGTCATCAACAGCTTCAAACATGGAGACGATCCAGAAATCATCATCGTCGTGGATAAGCTCCTTACCGGTTTTGACGCCCCCCGAAACGTAGTTCTCTACATCGCCCGGAATTTAAAGGAGCATACGCTTTTGCAAGCCATTGCCCGCGTGAATCGCCTGCATCCGGGAAAAGACTTCGGCTACATCATCGACTATTTTGGGGTAATCACGCAACTGCATGACGCGTTGGAACTCTATAGCTCCTTGGGGGAGAAATTCCACCAGCAGGATTTGGACGGAGCCCTTCAGGATGTGCGCGATGAGCTAAAGCGCCTCCCCACCCTTCGAGATGCGCTGTGGGATCTTTTTCGGACCGTCACAAATAAGGCGGACGATGAGGCTTACATCCAGATCCTCGAAGACGAGCTTGTCCGGGAAAAGTTTTACGTCCGGTTGTCAGAATTCTCCCGCCTCCTCAAGGCGGCACTCTCGACGCTTTACTGGCTCAGCCACGAAAACCCCGAAACAGTCGAACGCTACAAGAAAGACGCTGCATTCTTTCAGTCCCTCCGGGCCTCGGCCAAGCTGCGCTACGCAGAAGAGGTAGATTATCGGGACTATGAAAAACAAATTCAAAAAATGCTCAGCACATTTGTTCAAGCCGACGAGGTCATTCAAGTTGTCGATCCAGTGAACATTTTTGAGCGTAAGGCATTCCAAGCAGAGGTGGACAAAGTCCAGTCCCCCCGCGCAAAAGCCGACACCATCGCAAACAGGATTAAAAAGACAATTGCTGAGAAAATGGACGAAGATCCGTTTCTTTACAGAAAACTCTCTGCCTTACTTCAGGAAACGATAGACAAATATCGGGATGATCGTCGTTATGAAGCAGAATATCTCTCCCGAGTTGTTGAAATCCTGGAACAAGTACGTCAAGGCCGACGAGATGATACGCCGGAAATCCTAAAAGAACGGGATTTAGCCAAGGCCGTTTATGGAACTCTTCAAGATCGACTACAACCACACTTGTCAGGCTTTCGTCCAACGGCAGAAGAAGAATCGGTTTCCAACGCATCTAGCAGCGACAAAAATGGAAGCTTGATGGCGAACTTAGCCTGTGAAATTGAAGAAATTGTTCTACGTCATGCGGTAGTGCGCTGGAGGGATAACATGGATGCCCAAAATCGCATGAGAAACGAATTGGACGACCTTCTTTTCGACATACAAAATACACAAGAAGTCCACCTCGAGGACGATGAGCTGGATGCAATTATCGATTCCATCATCCAGATTGCACGTAGCCGTCAAGATGTCTGATCCTGAAACGATCGAAACGGCTGTCGGGCTGGCACAGCTGCATCGTTCCAAACGCAAGACTTTGGCAATTAGCGTGCTGCCCAACGGGGATCTTGTACTAGTGGCCCCAGTAGATGCACAAGAAGCAGAAATACTGAAGCGAGTAGAGCATCGGCGCTCGTGGATCATTCGAAAGCGCCACGAATTTGAAGAAATGAATCGAAACCGGGTGCCCCTGCGGTATCAAAGTGGCGCTACCCACCGATATCTTGGAAAGCAATACCGTCTCAAGGTGGACGTTGGCCCAACACCTTCGGTAAAACTTAAAGGCTCCTACTTTCATATAACCTCCAAATCCACCGAACCACAAGCGGTCGAGCGTCTACTAACTGGGTGGTACCGGGAGAAAGCTCATTTTCACTTTGAATCTCGGATTCGTCGGTGGGATTCCTGGTGCATACACCGGCAGCTCCCTACCCCACGCCTTCAGCTCCTCGTGATGCCAAAACGCTGGGGCAGCTCAGACCAGTCAGGACGAATTGCCTTAAACCCTGAACTAGTTAAAGCACCATCCATATGCATCGACTACGTAGTAGCGCATGAAATCTGCCATTTGGTACATCCGGGGCATGGAAAAGCATTTTACAACCAGCTAGAACAAATGTTTCCGGCTTGGCGGGCAGTAAAGCAGCGGCTGGAGCAGACGATGTAAATAACCAAATTCCATCTCACCAGAGCTATTCAGCCTTAGCTACGAGATTAGCGTTCGCTAGTCGAAGCTCTACATCTAGCTGGCAAGCAGAAAAAAGTTTAATCTTTTAGGTTTTTTAAACAAAAATCTCGCAACAAAGGTTACATGTGCAGCATCCAGAGGCTAAAATAGTATGAGAATAATCTCCAAACATGCCAAATTCACTCAAAATGTTCCCTGAACCCGAGAACCGACTGGCTGACCTCGCTAAACGTTTAGTAGAGAACCTCCGCAAGCATCAAGCAGAGCTGATGCTCCAGCCAGATGACAAACTCACCGAGTTGCTAGTCGATCAAATGCTGCAGAAACTTACCCCTGCAGAAGTATACGCGACACACCAATCTATCCTCGTGGAGAGGGGGCTTTTACAGCAGCGACAGCGAATACGAAAAACGTAGATACGAAACAGTCCTTCCGTATCCAGACAAAGCGCCTGCAATTAGCAGGTGCTTTTTTTTTGAAAAGTGCATCCAGCGCCTTTTTCATCAGATGCAAAAATCGGATATACTTTATGGATGAAGAAAAAAGGAAAAATAACAACTAGCCCCAACACAAAAAAGGCAATCCTACACTTGCATCCCAACTCGGCCGTGCACGAAAAAGATCAAGCTGATTCCCGAGAGGTGCGAGAGCGCCTTTCACACCTGGAAGCCATTGATCCGAACTTCGGACAAGTCCAGTTCCCGTCCGTGCAGAATGGTTTTAGTCTCCACGCCGACACCCATCCTATGACACCAGAAGAGCACTTCACCTTCCTCAGCAAAGAATTCTATGCTAGAGAAAAATACTACAGTGCTAGGAGAGATGACAGTAGAGGGAAGCTGAGAAAACACAAAGGTCCCATCAAACAACTGGCGATCACTACATCCCCGGACATAGCCTTAACATGTTCTGCACTGGACAGACAGGGCATTGCATTTAAAGATCCTCTTATTGGACTAACGAAAATCCTAATGGACAGCTTTAAAAGCCTGACGCCTTACGATTTGCTAGCGGGGCAATGCCATACAAGGGAGGGCTGCCTTCACTTTCACCTAATCTACGCTGTAGTATCTCGAGATAAGGAGCTACTTCATCCTGATAAAGGTGTAGGCCGGAAGGGCCTACGGCACGCCGGCCACGGCCTTATTGGAACTTTTCGCATGCTGGATGCTGGGATCATTAGTGAAGAAGAAGCAAAACATGCTCGTCGATTCATGGCTGATCGATTGGCTGACGGTAGGCTTCCAGTGGACTACACCCTAGCGATGGCTGTAGATGGCTACCTGCTAGCATCAATTTCAAACTTTAACGCACAGGACTTACATGGGTGTTTTCGGCACGAATGGATTGAGCGGAAAAAATCTGAGATCCTCGTACGGAAGCTCTGCAAGGATCCCAAAACAGTCATTGAGCTCTATAAAGACTACAAAAAAAAGTGCTATCAAATTGATGAATACGAGGAAAAAATCAATAAACTCGGGCAAGAAATCAAAGAACTGAAAGATCAGAATCTGATCAAGAAGCACGACTCCAGCGTTTATACTCCCAACAAGAAAGGGTATTCAAAAATGCCTCCACAGCCGCCCTCAAGGTAGATGATACAGCACTCGAAGCTAAAGTTTTTTTTCGCAAAACACCCGCCCGCCTGCCTTCGGCCCCCATCGAAGGCAGGCATTGCTACTTGTTTAAATAAACTACGATCGACTAGCAATTTAGATTCCATCGAGAATATCTTTAGTGACTACTTTAAACCATCAGATAGAAATGCACTTGGATACCCGCGTCCTCAAGAAGAGGCAGCATGCATTCTTCTGAAAACACACTGACTTTAACGCTCATTAACAATTTAATTTAAACCTTAGCAACCTCATCCTACTTCACAATCCGATCATAGTTTTCCTAACTTCAAACGATCACTATTTCTACTAGACGCAAGGACGGACCCATACTTTTCAGTCAGCGTCTTAGGTTATGCTCAGTGACCGTCCACTATCATTTGGTAAGGAACAGAACTGATCGTCCGATCGAGTGCTTTTCAGAATTAGGATCAAAGAAAATTGCAAATCGAAGCAGTATCCTTCAAATTCACCTTCTTCGAGCAAAGCAAACGAGAGGGTAGCATCCAAAACCTCGCCCCATAGTTTTCTATTAATAGATTCGATAAAGTCACATCAGCCTGCGGCAGGAAAAAATCGAGCTTTTGTACTAATGGGAGTCGTAGCTCCCATTGTCAACCGAACTGACTTTATTGAAGCGAACCGATTGCCTATACAATCCCCTACGTTCACATTGTAACTTTCCGCTAAGACACATCTGAACATCCTAGAACATAGCTTAACACTGAATCTGCCGTCAGAGGAAAAACGTCCCAAATTTGTCCAAACTCCAGATCAGCCTACTGCAACCCTCTGACTATCAACACTCCGCCCTCTCCCTCATAACCTGAAGGTCGTTGGTTC
Coding sequences:
- a CDS encoding SprT family zinc-dependent metalloprotease, with the protein product MSDPETIETAVGLAQLHRSKRKTLAISVLPNGDLVLVAPVDAQEAEILKRVEHRRSWIIRKRHEFEEMNRNRVPLRYQSGATHRYLGKQYRLKVDVGPTPSVKLKGSYFHITSKSTEPQAVERLLTGWYREKAHFHFESRIRRWDSWCIHRQLPTPRLQLLVMPKRWGSSDQSGRIALNPELVKAPSICIDYVVAHEICHLVHPGHGKAFYNQLEQMFPAWRAVKQRLEQTM
- a CDS encoding toll/interleukin-1 receptor domain-containing protein → MNDEREPTVFISYSHDSKPHKQWVLELAQKLRREEINVIIDQWDLEPGEDLSTFMNYWVRESDRVLLICTETYVQKADDGKGGAGYEAMIVTSELMEDLGSTKFIPVIRQAKGSFRMPQKMGLRFAINLSETCDEAQENLETLVGKLHQEPPPTKPPLGVRQRPQSHLTVQELVPAQAGTADTPESAFTKGLQTAQQGDTASWRRLISGYRSECNQALTTWREVAQQNPPHNERDLITFATRGLSCYQKLFAATLGGIDTDREPFSRHNSLIMDLLNPRGWEHSGLVVLVYLPETATWLFQALAGAMFTRTQRAGLAMDLVSQRVQKRHTSETSPLFLLNNIIGWPKSLGESCSTAWKYLYNLPDVFGWVKLAFGDDDSFKISISSHYLMLSWMEFIAALKSGEKIEAANEPRHFSIPPQFAASPDLMRSATLLLESRSDFQQYAERAGVSQEMQKRYWANWIHQIGSWQWRVHHYYSDNSSLHHLKFFTEDIYR
- a CDS encoding type I restriction endonuclease subunit R encodes the protein MSTPSFLESHSSQIPAVQVLQAMGYSYLSPEEVALERRGRLGNVLLEGLLAKQLKRLNRVRSKGVEQYFTDEAVQEAIRRLAEVPYDGLCRTSEKIYDLLNLGTSVDQTIEGVTKGYTMHFIDWAHPRNNVFHVTTEYRVARTASQDTRRPDIVCFVNGIPFVVIECKRRDEKHSLEAAIKQNIRNWQPEEIPQLYTYATLALALNKEEGRYGTTGTPEKFWSAWKELYDVSKEVHVLINQAPRLTEHEKLFSGEFAYAKEYFENLASNGAREVTGQDALLHSLCRPERLLDIARGFVVFDEGGTVKKVARYQQYFAIKKTLERVRQKDTEGRRKGGVIWHTQGSGKSLTMVMLGKALALDTQIPSPRIVLVTDRVDLDEQIFKTFVQCGKEPLMARTGSHLLELLANDGVPVVTTVLDKFRAASNANNKFQNPNPDIFVLVDESHRSQYGQANIRMQKALPNACFLGFTGTPLMKVEKNTAQRFGGFIDPAYTIRDAVDDGAVVPLLYEGRHIMQEVNQKAVDRMFDEMAEGLSPEQKADLKRKFASRNELNRLESRLYLIAHDVAKHYRKTWKGTGFKGQLTAPGKKEALMIKRFMDQFCGVTSEVLISGPDEREGDGEDPADENVMKFWKDQMAKHGNEKEYNRNVINSFKHGDDPEIIIVVDKLLTGFDAPRNVVLYIARNLKEHTLLQAIARVNRLHPGKDFGYIIDYFGVITQLHDALELYSSLGEKFHQQDLDGALQDVRDELKRLPTLRDALWDLFRTVTNKADDEAYIQILEDELVREKFYVRLSEFSRLLKAALSTLYWLSHENPETVERYKKDAAFFQSLRASAKLRYAEEVDYRDYEKQIQKMLSTFVQADEVIQVVDPVNIFERKAFQAEVDKVQSPRAKADTIANRIKKTIAEKMDEDPFLYRKLSALLQETIDKYRDDRRYEAEYLSRVVEILEQVRQGRRDDTPEILKERDLAKAVYGTLQDRLQPHLSGFRPTAEEESVSNASSSDKNGSLMANLACEIEEIVLRHAVVRWRDNMDAQNRMRNELDDLLFDIQNTQEVHLEDDELDAIIDSIIQIARSRQDV
- a CDS encoding restriction endonuclease subunit S — encoded protein: MRNGWKIRPLEDVAVIQTGLSKSASRKGKLVDLPYLRVANVQAGRIDTTELKRIGVPESAIERYRVKKGDLLLTEGGDFDKLGRGALWDGSIPDCVHQNHVFVVRANENYLDRHFLALQTQAHHGKSYFLSCSKQSTNLASINTTQLKQFPALLPPLPEQRKIAEILGAWDDALEKLDTLIAAKTRRKQGLMQQLLTGKRRLPGFTGEWRKVAFGKLMQEQNRYVEFDDDYLYRLISVRRRAEGLFLREALHGRDIKTKVMKRVHTGDFLISKMQVVHGALGCVKTEFDGCYVSDSYEVLIPRNPEQLEVRFLDYLSRLKFFWHQAYACSHGVHIEKMTFVMRDFMKEKISIPKSRNEQAAIADILEASDSELQLLRNQRQALEQQKRGLMQQLLTGKVRVKV